The region GGCTTCGCGTTACAAAGTGGCGAACTCCTCCCTGCGCTCACAGTCCGCGAAAATATCGCCACGCCTTTGATGCTCAACGGTGTCACGTCAGCCGTCTGCCGCACTCGGGTCGATGAATTGCTCGAATCGTTCGCACTGAACGGGGCACCACGAGCCAATGGGAAAGGTCGGCGGATTGATCAATCGCGGATCAACAAGTTATCGGGCGGAGAGTACCAGCGCGTCGCTCTCGCCCGGGCCATCGTCCACCGTCCCACACTGCTCTATGTCGATGAACCGACAAGTGCTCTGAACCGGGACCTGGCCTGGGGAGCCTTGCAGCAGGTGCGGTCGCTCCAGTGTAGCCCCAACTCACACGGGGCAGCCGTGATGATCACGCATGACGAACAACTCGCCGCCGCCTTTGCTGACATGATCGTGCGGATGGCTCCCGTCCCCGGTCAATCAGCCGGCGAGGTGGTCGAGATCGTTGCGAATGTACCCTCCGCGGCCGCAGAAGTGCCGGAAACAACCCTCACGGAGTCTGCAACATGATGCGGCGCTGGCAGTTTTACTTACGACTCGGCTGGCTTGATCTGGTTCGCTTGTGGCCGACAACTAGGCATCACGCCATCATTGTCGCCGGAATCTGCCTGCCGATTCTCATGTTGCTGGGAATCAAACGCGGGCATGTAGCCGAATTGCGTCGCGATCTCGTGACCAGTCCGATCGGACGGCAGGTCACCTTCTGGTCGGCTCGCAAGGGCGAGCTGATGGATCGTACTGCCGTTGCCCGTCTCAGTAGTGAGCTGCCATCAGTCGAAGTCATCATTCCCGAAATTCAGCGTGTCGTCAGATTATCTCGGACTGAGTCGATCTCTTCCGCTTCATCGCCAAACGAGGAAATGGGCATTTCCGCCACACTCTATGCCACCCGCCCGGGCGATCCGATGCTGGCTCAACTCGGGATAGCAGCACCTGCGGCAGGTGAGCGCTCGATTGTGCTGGGAGAAGGACTGGCCCGGCGGCTGCAAGTCGGCGCAGGTCAACAGGTCGATCTCCATCTGACGCGCGGTCGCGATCATCAGGAAGAACAAGTCTCACTGACCTGTACCATCCTGGCTGTGATGCCCACCGAGCAACAGGATGCCGCCATCGGCTACCTCGACCTCGACCTGCTCGACGCCTGCGAGCAGTTCGTGCGCGGTCAACGGGTGGAGTCCTTGAACTGGCCCAGCGCCCGCACTCCGGCACGCGACGGCTATTCGAGCTACCTCATCTTCTGCGAACGCGAGAACGACCTGACAGAAGACGATCGCAAGTTTCTCGCCGATCGAGGCTTCTTATTGACAGATCGAACGGCTGAACCACCCACTCCGCTCGACAGGTTGCTCGCACCCGGCTCGCGAGAAGAGCTGCGGATCTATGAAGCTGCGACGACTCAAACCAGCCAGCGCCCAGAACCGCGTCTATTCTTTGCACCATCTGAACTCAGTGAACAGACGACTGCCGACGATGTCATCCTCCCTTGGAACCCACCCGCCAGTGCCGAACACGAAGGTCGCCCATGGATATTAGCCGGTCTCTCTCTGCCACGAAGAACATGGCTGCGTGAGTACTTCGTTCAGGCCGATTTGCCCTTCGATTACGATGCCGAACCGTTTCAGGCGCGGACACTCGCACCGCTGGAACCGATCTCGCTGGTCTGCCTGCTCGACGCGAAGCAACGTCTCGCCATTCCCTGCGTTGGTAGAAATAGCTCTTCTTCGGAAACACTCACATCACCCGCTGAGTCTCCCTCGGACGCATCACCTCCCGGCGATTCCTCAACCGAACCAATCGCTCCCGCCAGTGACCTGAATCCTGCCAGTGCCCTCGCTCCCGCCAGTGCTCTCGCTCCCGCCAGTGCTCTCGCTCCCGCCAGTGCCCTCACTCCCGACAATATCACGACAAACAATCGCCAGGCCTCTCCCGGTTTACCCGACATTGCCATCGTACCAGCGAACCTTACCGCGTGGCTCGCGGCTTATCGCGCCAGCATGGCCGTCTACGACCCGACGATTCAACTCTTTGTACCGTTGCCACAGTCACCTGTGTACGACCGCGCCCGGCTTTACGCCCGCACCATCGACGATGTCCCCGCCGTGGTCTCGGCGCTCTCGAACCAGCAGTTTGCCGTCATGTCCGAGACAGGCCGCATTGCCGAGATTCATCGCCAGGACCGTTCCCTGCAACTGCTGGTGTGGGTGGTCGGCATTGGAGTCTTCCTGTTCGGCATCGTGACTGTCGTCAGCGTGTTGATGGATTCGACCGACCGCAAGCGAGGCACAATCGGCATTCTGCGTGTGATGGGTGTCTCACCTTGCGGCATCTTTGTGTCGATCCTGCTCCGATCAGCCATGATCGGTCTCTTCGCTGCCGCCTTAAGTCTGGCCTGTGGCGTGGGATTGGCCATAGCTCTTGAATGGCAACCCGCTTCGACAGCCCACTGGTTGAGCTGGAAACCGGTCGTCCATATTGAGTTGCATCCCTGGGACATGGCCATTGTCGCAGCCGGTGCATTGCTCTGTTGTGGCCTTGGTTCGCTTCCTCCCGCGTGGCGAGCCAGCCGTCTCGATCCATTCGATGCCATCGTCGAAGGTCGCTTTCGTTGACCATGCCCTGCCATCTGAACCCGACCTGTTTTTAACGTCTTTGTCACCATAGGCTCATTCATGCACTCCAAAAATCGACGACTGCAAACAGGACCATTGTTACTCCTGTTCTTGGCCCTGGCAGGATGGGGAATGCCTCGAACCGTCGCTCATGCCGCACCACCGGGCGAACTGTTCGAGTTGCCATTAATAGGGACCGCACCTGCTCAGACGTTGCGATTTCGCTTTTGCCCCGCCGGAACAATTCGGCCAGGCCAACCGACACGCGACGCTTCAGGCAGCTCCGCCAACGCGCTGCCCCCCATTTCCCTCCGTGAATTTTATCTGGGTGAGACAGAGGTCACGCTGGCTCAGTTCCGCGCAGTCCTGGGTGCACCGGGAATGGCAGTCCTCAAGAAGGAAGCAGCGAAGTTTCAGGCCATGAACCCCCAGCTGTTCGATCTCATCCAACAGGGTGAATCGGAACCAGCCTTCTATGTCGGGCTGGAGGGTGCCGTTCAGTTCTGCCTTCGCGTACAAGCCGGCATCGACGAAGAGCGGATGAAACAGGCCGCACCGTCAATCGAAGCTCGACGGATCAGGTTGCCGTCGCATGTCGAATGGCAGTATGCCGCCCGGGCCATTGCCGACGCGGGTCAACAGTCGCGGTTACCTCACTTCAATCGCAATATCCCTTTCGCCCAGTTGTCTGCCGGTACGCAGGAAAAGTGCCGCGAAGTCTGGTCAAAACTGGGACGGACCGATCCCTTTGTTGGCTCGCAGGAACAGCTGCTTGGTCTCACAGCAGCAGTCGGACAGGAAGAGCAGGCCAAGGTCAAAGACATTCTGGCCGAGTGGTTCACGAAACTGCTGGGTGTCCCTGCTCGTAACGCCAGTGGATTGGGCGCCATCAGGCCTGTGGCCCAGGCTCAGGCCAATGCCTGGAACATTCACGATAGCCACGACAATCTGACCGAATGGGTGATCTGGGCAACAACTTCGGATCGACGCGATGAACTTTGGCAATCGCTCGCCTCCAAAGTCGCGACCGGAGCTTCGCTGGATGGCCAGGGCGATCTCTTCCTCGCGGGTGGTTTCTTCGCTGAGCCCTATCACGGAGAGAACATTCTCTCCCATTTCACCCTGTGGGGCGGCCCGAAACTGACCGAGGGGGCACCACAGCCATTCGAATATGAATCCGGTTTGGTCGGAGAGTTTTCTCCAGGCTTTCGCGTGTTGATGGAGCGGAAAATTGCCTCAGACTGGCTGTTTGCCCTGCGACGAGGACTCTACGCTCAAGGCCAATGGCAACCGTCGGCCCGAACTTACCTCGACGAGAGTCAGCGATTGTTGGATGAACTCGCCGACGCCAATCATCCCGGCATCGCAACCATCGAGTTTTATCGCACTCTTCAAACGCTCGATTCAGGCGGGAAATCACGTGCCGCAAAGATGTTCGATCGTCTCGCCCAGGCGAAACCCGAAGCTCCAGCACGAGCAAAACCCAACTACGCTGCGCTACTGGACGACACCCCCTCACCCGCTGCAACCGTCGAAGCCACTCCCGTCAACGACGACGCCCTCTTCTGGCAGACACTGTCGATGGCTCAATCAGCCCGTCCCAATTAACGGAATGTTTTATCGTCCCGTCAGCCCGTTGCACCACCCGCCGTATCACCCCGGTTACCAAAGAAATCAAAGAAGACAGGGTGGCCCAGACGTCGCCTTGCACGTCTGGGTATACACACAGGAGCATTACGTGATTAGTCAGGCAGCATGCAACCGGTTATGAGTACTATATGTTATTAAATTGGCAATTGTAATGACATTTTGGCATGCAGACTGAGTTCACGAGAATCTAACTTCGATTTTATATCGATTTGAGTTGAATGCGTGTGGAGTTCCGAAGTTAACGCGATTAGACAGAAAACGTCGGCAGATCGTGATAGCAACCTGGCGAGTATCTTGGATTTCTTGTGTGGTCCTAAATGATGCACTGGATTTTGATAGCTAGTATCGGAACGATGCTCAATGAGATATTGATCTTGTTCAGGCTCTCTTGTCTTTTATAATAGTATTGATTTACAGCTTCACGATGAGGTGTGGTATGAGCGAACGACAGTTTTATCTCTGGAATAGTGTGATTCTTGCCAATCTGATCTTTAGTGTGGTGTTAGTCGCTCCAGTGGACGCACAGACGTTGACCACACCTTCCTCCCTTGAGTCCCCGTTCACAGCTGATGGAGCCAAAGCCGGTCAGGAGGCATGGGCCAAGCATCTGGGGAAGTCTGTTGTTGAGAAAAATACAATCGGCATGGATCTGGTGTTGATTCCCCCAGGTAAATTTCGCTTGGGAAGTCCCCCCGGTGAAAATGGTCGTGATACCGACGAAAAACAGGTCGACGTAACGCTCACCCAGCCCTTCCGGCTGGGCCGCACGGAAGTGACCCTGGGACAGTGGAGGCAGGTGATGGGAACCATTCCCTGGAACCGAGAAAACTTCATCAAAAAAGGGCCAGACTATCCTGCGACATTTGTCAGCTGGGAGGATGCCCGGGCGTTTTGTGAGAAGTTGAGTCAGATAGAAGGCAAGACATATCTGTTACCGACGGAAGCCCAGTGGGAGTGGAGTTGCCGGGGAGGCACGACAACCCGGTTCTCGATCCCCAATGAGAAGTATCTCACGGAATACGCATGGTTTAATGATAATGCCGCCGACGAAAAGTATGCCCACCGCGTGGGCCTAAAGCGGCCCAATCCGTTTGGCCTGTCCGACATTCATGGGAACGCATGGGAATGGTGTCAGGATTGGTACGGAGAAAGATATTCCATAATTAGTTCGATCGACCCGTGTGGCCCATCGTCTGGGAGTGATCGTGTGATTCGCGGTGGGAGTTGGGACAGTATCACGAGGGGCATTCGCTCGGCTGAACGCGGCGGGGGCTCGCCAGACGCC is a window of Planctopirus limnophila DSM 3776 DNA encoding:
- a CDS encoding ABC transporter permease — protein: MMRRWQFYLRLGWLDLVRLWPTTRHHAIIVAGICLPILMLLGIKRGHVAELRRDLVTSPIGRQVTFWSARKGELMDRTAVARLSSELPSVEVIIPEIQRVVRLSRTESISSASSPNEEMGISATLYATRPGDPMLAQLGIAAPAAGERSIVLGEGLARRLQVGAGQQVDLHLTRGRDHQEEQVSLTCTILAVMPTEQQDAAIGYLDLDLLDACEQFVRGQRVESLNWPSARTPARDGYSSYLIFCERENDLTEDDRKFLADRGFLLTDRTAEPPTPLDRLLAPGSREELRIYEAATTQTSQRPEPRLFFAPSELSEQTTADDVILPWNPPASAEHEGRPWILAGLSLPRRTWLREYFVQADLPFDYDAEPFQARTLAPLEPISLVCLLDAKQRLAIPCVGRNSSSSETLTSPAESPSDASPPGDSSTEPIAPASDLNPASALAPASALAPASALAPASALTPDNITTNNRQASPGLPDIAIVPANLTAWLAAYRASMAVYDPTIQLFVPLPQSPVYDRARLYARTIDDVPAVVSALSNQQFAVMSETGRIAEIHRQDRSLQLLVWVVGIGVFLFGIVTVVSVLMDSTDRKRGTIGILRVMGVSPCGIFVSILLRSAMIGLFAAALSLACGVGLAIALEWQPASTAHWLSWKPVVHIELHPWDMAIVAAGALLCCGLGSLPPAWRASRLDPFDAIVEGRFR
- a CDS encoding formylglycine-generating enzyme family protein; the protein is MSERQFYLWNSVILANLIFSVVLVAPVDAQTLTTPSSLESPFTADGAKAGQEAWAKHLGKSVVEKNTIGMDLVLIPPGKFRLGSPPGENGRDTDEKQVDVTLTQPFRLGRTEVTLGQWRQVMGTIPWNRENFIKKGPDYPATFVSWEDARAFCEKLSQIEGKTYLLPTEAQWEWSCRGGTTTRFSIPNEKYLTEYAWFNDNAADEKYAHRVGLKRPNPFGLSDIHGNAWEWCQDWYGERYSIISSIDPCGPSSGSDRVIRGGSWDSITRGIRSAERGGGSPDAGSYLVGFRVSRIELP
- a CDS encoding SUMF1/EgtB/PvdO family nonheme iron enzyme — its product is MPRTVAHAAPPGELFELPLIGTAPAQTLRFRFCPAGTIRPGQPTRDASGSSANALPPISLREFYLGETEVTLAQFRAVLGAPGMAVLKKEAAKFQAMNPQLFDLIQQGESEPAFYVGLEGAVQFCLRVQAGIDEERMKQAAPSIEARRIRLPSHVEWQYAARAIADAGQQSRLPHFNRNIPFAQLSAGTQEKCREVWSKLGRTDPFVGSQEQLLGLTAAVGQEEQAKVKDILAEWFTKLLGVPARNASGLGAIRPVAQAQANAWNIHDSHDNLTEWVIWATTSDRRDELWQSLASKVATGASLDGQGDLFLAGGFFAEPYHGENILSHFTLWGGPKLTEGAPQPFEYESGLVGEFSPGFRVLMERKIASDWLFALRRGLYAQGQWQPSARTYLDESQRLLDELADANHPGIATIEFYRTLQTLDSGGKSRAAKMFDRLAQAKPEAPARAKPNYAALLDDTPSPAATVEATPVNDDALFWQTLSMAQSARPN
- a CDS encoding ABC transporter ATP-binding protein, encoding MHNHSTNERQFESPPEIVLELDGLEQRLYDPERGEEFTVRVSQPLRIASRNLVALLGPSGCGKTTLLTILGLLRAPSHPQTLRRFVMRTPNPNGFWEEHDLRSLWLSGAQRSIERLRRQRIGFALQSGELLPALTVRENIATPLMLNGVTSAVCRTRVDELLESFALNGAPRANGKGRRIDQSRINKLSGGEYQRVALARAIVHRPTLLYVDEPTSALNRDLAWGALQQVRSLQCSPNSHGAAVMITHDEQLAAAFADMIVRMAPVPGQSAGEVVEIVANVPSAAAEVPETTLTESAT